In Eretmochelys imbricata isolate rEreImb1 chromosome 14, rEreImb1.hap1, whole genome shotgun sequence, a genomic segment contains:
- the LOC144275159 gene encoding olfactory receptor 6N1-like, whose product MADCRNQTAITEFFLLGFGDLPDLQILLFLMFLVIYMATVVGNTLMVVLVVVDQHLNSPMYFFLGNLSCVETCYTSAIMPRMLASLLTGEKTISVSGCITQLYFFGSLAGTECYLLAAMSYDRYLAICKPLHYSTLMNIRFSFQLAAGSWLNGFLAITILVLFLSQLIFCGPNEIDHFYCDTLPLIELSCSDTHQVILMDFILACVFTLPPFLLTLTSYMCIIATILKIPSTTGRQKAFSTCSSHLIVVTIFYGTLMIVYMLPKRDTLRDLNKVFSLCYTVLTPLVNPLIYSLRNREVKEALRKAVSKCGFRKNVQRL is encoded by the coding sequence atggcagactgcagaaaccaaacagccatcactgaattcttcctcctgggattcggggatctccctgacctgcaaattcttctcttcctgatgttccttgtgatctacatggcaaccgtggttgggaacaccctcatGGTGGTGCTCGTTGTGGTTGACCAGCATCTTAacagccccatgtacttcttcctggggaatttgtcctgcgtagagacctgctacacctcagcCATCATGCcccggatgctggccagtctcctgactggggagaaaaccatctcagtcagtggctgcatcacacaactgtatttctttgggTCTCTGGCAGGTACAGAATGCTATCTCCtagcagcgatgtcttatgatcggtatttagcgatatgtaaacccctccactattcaactcttatgaatatcaggttttccttccagttggctgctggctcctggttAAATGGTTTTTTGGCTATTACCATCTTGGTcttattcctatcacagttaatattctgtggcccaaatgaaattgaccatttctattgtgatACCCTCCCACtgatagagctctcctgcagtgacacccaccaGGTCATATTGATGGATTTCATACTAGcctgtgtattcaccctgcctccattcctactaaccctGACATCCTATATGTGCATCATCGCCACCATCCTGaaaatcccttccaccaccgggaggcaaaaggccttttccacctgctcctctcacctcattgtggtgacaattttctatggaaccctaatgattgtctacatgctaccgaaacgtgatacactgagagacctaaacaaagttttctctctttgctacacggtcctgactcccctggtaaaccccctcatctacagcctgagaaacagagaggtcaaggaagctttgaggaaagcagtcagtaaatgtggctttcGCAAAAAtgtgcagagactctga